In Anaerolineales bacterium, the genomic stretch GCCCGGCGCCCTTGAGGCGCCCGCCCGCCCGAACCCTCCTCGACCGGCTCCGGGACGCGGCGAACAAAGGCCGAGGTGCTGTGCGCCTGCCATGGGCCGCACCTAAGACAGCCCTCCGGGCGACGTGGCTGGCAACAGGACCGCCTAGGTCACCGCAGGCGCCTGGCGCGAGATCACTCAGGTGACTACGTCTGTAGATGTGCTGTGACGGAAACCTTCGGACGCGGGTTCGACTCCCGCCATCTCCACCAGTCCGGCAGCGGCGATGAGTGCCGCTGCCGCTCCCTTTTCCGCCTGGCTAGCCGATCACCTTCAAGCGGAACCCCAGACCCCTCACCGTCTCCACAAACGTCACCTCGGGCTCAGACTCAGACAGCCGCTCGCGCAATCGGCGCACTAGGGCATCGATCGCCTGCTCGCTGACGCCGCTGCCCAGGCTTTCCAGCCAGACCTGCTCGACCACCTCGTCTCGGGAGACAATCCGGGTTGGATTCATGTACAGCAGCTCGAGCAGCCGGAACTGCTGCGGTGAAAGTGGCGGATCAAGCTCGTTGCCACCAACCCAGACCCGGTGCGCCGCCCGATCCAAGCGCAGCAGCCCCAAGTCGTGTGCGGCGGCCTCATCACTCCCCAATGGAACAGTCGAGTCCATTCCAACAAAGGCCAGTTTCGCCGCCAGGGCGATTTGGACCAGATCGCCATCCTGCAGCAGAGCGGGCTGCGACACGGCGACCCCGTTCAGGTGCGTCCCGTTCTTACTCCCCAGATCCTCGAGCCAATAGCCTCCCGCCTGGCGACGGATGCGGGCATGCTGTCGGGAGACTTGACGATCGGGTATCACAACCTGGCAGTCGAGGTCTCGGCCGATGAGCGTCTCCTCATCGGTCAGCGTCCAGCGGCTCCCTTGAGCCGCCCCCGACTGCCCGATCAGCACCGGAACCTGGCTGCCGTGCTGGGCATCCGCCATGAGCTTGGTTTGCTCCTGTCCGCCCCTAGGTATAATCCTGGTCAAATGCACCTGTCCGACGGTCATCTTCCCACCGGCTCCGCCCATGCCAAGCCTGCTTGAAACCGGCGCCATCCTGCGCGAACGCTACACGGTGCGCGGCATCGTCGGACGCGGCGGTATGGGTTCGATCTACCTTGCCGAAGACCTGCGGCTTCCCGGCCGAGCCTGCGCCGTCAAGGAGGTCGTGTCCGATCCCTCCCTGCCCCAGGCGCTCATCGATCAAGGACGATCCCAGTTCTACCGCGAAGCCTCGGTCCTCGCCCACCTCGATCACCCCAGTCTCCCGAAGGTCTCCGACTTCTTCACTGAAGGCAGCTCGGACTATCTGGTCATGGACTACGTGCCCGGGGTAGACCTCAAATCGA encodes the following:
- a CDS encoding FHA domain-containing protein, whose protein sequence is MADAQHGSQVPVLIGQSGAAQGSRWTLTDEETLIGRDLDCQVVIPDRQVSRQHARIRRQAGGYWLEDLGSKNGTHLNGVAVSQPALLQDGDLVQIALAAKLAFVGMDSTVPLGSDEAAAHDLGLLRLDRAAHRVWVGGNELDPPLSPQQFRLLELLYMNPTRIVSRDEVVEQVWLESLGSGVSEQAIDALVRRLRERLSESEPEVTFVETVRGLGFRLKVIG